In Rhipicephalus microplus isolate Deutch F79 chromosome 7, USDA_Rmic, whole genome shotgun sequence, one genomic interval encodes:
- the LOC142767457 gene encoding uncharacterized protein LOC142767457, whose protein sequence is MADQKTDDHDSLDSDCRDIRSRFPGLEVFIPCAALCGMDHETPNECCQLMEQLAIWNQVLGYSGFQLREITVPGEVSLVRVAHEGDQQELRSRDARLLFYSLLSQHRCVVGLDLDDALVEGSGLGECRDRVIWTLQQNNSLRSLSLASTFNDYRFIQEDLFAAIGAATQLQRLDITAVGEVGPGLTDLLCSLLYEARLSTLSIQGLHFNEQTTELLLDALRANNALVELSLHSSVLWCKNLADVPKLCSYLASKASLRHLTLGVTHWEPVEMYKEIEHVLVVLAKSGNLQTLKLSGFLLDGNCACALSRLVAQHGGPLRELDIGDCRWTSDGSAKSDDYVTDWDQPGTSSTVPVHAWLAPFDDMTQVTLVSLSINLEGWKPDDYTVLFFAAAVIESLKTIVVSGVYLSALPRVCRTIRDAGVGEKVHMKNEYVISPVTLTLPEDCREQINHIVVSSYIDRSMDLFCKSVQFMSCFHNLNTLGIFLSQEVLDDVPTMRSLCSYIKAATRLRELELGGCHDPHLHDSLRVENEPHSLLLDVAFSNQGLRAVSINRVHFGEVNLCFLAQAVFSNETIDQLDVSSSDSSENEELLRLFAAGFETNQTLLRIRLPNCGGDYSEVLRRANVEAIMSRNVGYVTCAAHYVAWNTDQRRCMKALLCVSKSPALIDKVKELLQFDEDDAKKLVVSRLSEASTVR, encoded by the exons ATGGCCGACCAGAAAACCGATGACCACGATTCCCTGGATAGCGATTGCCGTGACATCCGTTCTCGTTTTCCAGGACTGGAAGTATTCATTCCGTGCGCTGCGCTATGTGGCATGGATCACGAAACACCAAACGAATGCTGTCAACTAATGGAACAGCTGGCCATCTGGAACCAGGTCCTCGGCTATTCTGGTTTTCAGCTTCGAGAGATTACGGTTCCCGGAGAAGTCTCGCTGGTACGCGTGGCCCACGAAGGAGACCAACAGGAACTTCGCAGCCGGGACGCCAGACTCTTGTTCTACTCCCTCTTATCCCAGCACCGGTGTGTCGTAGGCCTCGATCTCGACGACGCCCTGGTCGAAGGAAGCGGGCTGGGAGAGTGCCGAGACCGAGTCATCTGGACGCTCCAACAAAACAACAGCTTGCGCTCGCTAAGCCTCGCCAGTACATTCAACGACTACAG ATTCATCCAGGAGGACTTGTTCGCGGCAATTGGCGCAGCGACGCAACTGCAACGGCTGGATATCACTGCTGTCGGAGAAGTGGGGCCTGGCCTGACGGATTTGCTTTGCTCTCTGCTGTACGAGGCACGTCTGTCGACCTTGTCCATTCAGGGGCTTCATTTCAACGAACAAACCACCGAGCTCCTGCTGGACGCACTGCGGGCGAATAACGCACTCGTTGAGCTATCTTTGCACAGCAGCGTTTTGTGGTGTAAAAACTTGGCTGACGTGCCAAAGTTATGCAGTTATCTCGCCTCTAAGGCTTCGCTGCGGCATCTGACCTTAGGCGTGACCCACTGGGAGCCTGTGGAGATGTATAAAGAGATTGAACATGTGTTGGTGGTGCTGGCAAAAAGCGGCAACTTGCAGACGCTGAAGCTTTCTGGCTTTCTCCTGGATGGCAACTGCGCATGTGCGCTGTCCCGACTCGTGGCCCAACATGGCGGACCGCTGCGAGAACTTGACATCGGTGACTGCAGGTGGACATCGGATGGTTCAGCCAAGAGTGATGACTATGTGACGGACTGGGACCAACCAGGGACCTCCTCTACTGTACCAGTCCATGCCTGGCTGGCGCCATTCGACGATATGACGCAGGTCACGCTTGTGTCACTCTCAATCAACCTCGAGGGCTGGAAGCCAGACGACTACACGGTGCTTTTTTTCGCCGCTGCTGTCATCGAGTCCCTCAAGACCATTGTGGTTAGCGGTGTGTATCTAAGCGCACTACCGCGAGTATGTCGCACGATTCGTGATGCAGGAGTGGGCGAAAAGGTCCACATGAAGAACGAGTACGTGATCAGTCCGGTGACGCTCACTTTGCCCGAAGACTGCCGGGAGCAAATTAACCACATTGTCGTGAGTTCATACATTGATCGGAGCATGGACTTGTTTTGCAAGAGCGTACAGTTCATGTCTTGCTTCCACAATCTAAATACGCTAGGTATCTTCCTCTCCCAAGAAGTTCTTGACGACGTTCCTACCATGAGGTCGTTGTGTAGCTACATAAAAGCTGCCACTCGGCTGAGGGAGCTCGAACTGGGAGGCTGCCATGATCCGCACCTTCACGACTCTCTTAGGGTAGAAAACGAACCCCACAGCctacttctggacgttgccttcTCCAACCAGGGCCTACGAGCTGTGAGCATTAATCGTGTACACTTTGGTGAGGTCAACCTTTGCTTCCTGGCCCAGGCGGTGTTCTCCAACGAGACGATTGACCAGCTCGACGTATCTTCGTCGGACAGTTCGGAGAATGAGGAGTTGTTGCGACTCTTTGCCGCCGGTTTCGAGACCAATCAAACCCTGTTGCGTATTCGCCTTCCTAACTGTGGCGGTGACTATAGCGAAGTCTTGAGAAGAGCCAACGTCGAAGCCATTATGAGTCGTAATGTGGGCTACGTCACGTGCGCCGCGCACTATGTGGCTTGGAATACGGACCAGAGACGGTGCATGAAGGCGCTGCTATGCGTCTCGAAGAGCCCAGCACTCATTGACAAGGTTAAAGAACTCTTGCAGTTTGACGAGGATGACGCGAAAAAATTGGTTGTATCTCGGTTGTCCGAGGCGTCTACAGTTAGGTGA